One Nocardioides luti DNA window includes the following coding sequences:
- a CDS encoding MFS transporter — MTAPHPDSSSGDQRWRDPHPHPEQGSGGSGASKADRARAVGRGLGAGARGAARGVRGVARVTGRAGGYTVRQARRAARAEGAGDSGLSRLIEMHAFNTAGDAAVAISLAGTLFFQVPTGEARGQVALFLGLTMLPFAIVAPLIGPFLDRFSHGRRWAIGATMALRAFLCWVLASAVVTGSTVLFPAALGVLVASKAYGVTRAAAVPRLVPKSFTLVKANARISLAGIVGAGVSAPLAGLASTFGAQWSLRYAFVLFVIATVLAILLPAKVDSSQGEITLALGPGPTGTAEMPLGDAPGGRRGGRGRAARAQVPPAVAFALRANAGPRFLSGFLIMFMAFLLRENPIGDWRTEVLLGIVLGGAGLGNALGIAIGSTLRQVNSPLLVVVALAADAGIVLVSALFYGVVTLGLLGLTAGLAQALAKLALDATIQRDVPERVQSSAFARSDTTLQLAWVIGGFVGIAMPLLPRLGLGVACAVLAAWLAFVLVSRPGQDRPVRVPGR; from the coding sequence ATGACCGCGCCCCACCCCGACTCGTCCTCCGGGGACCAGCGCTGGCGGGACCCCCACCCCCACCCCGAGCAGGGGTCGGGCGGGTCCGGCGCGAGCAAGGCAGACCGGGCCCGCGCCGTCGGGCGGGGGCTCGGGGCCGGGGCGCGGGGGGCCGCCCGCGGGGTCCGCGGGGTGGCCCGGGTGACCGGGCGGGCCGGCGGGTACACCGTCCGCCAGGCCCGGCGCGCCGCGCGCGCCGAGGGGGCCGGCGACTCGGGGCTGTCCCGGCTGATCGAGATGCACGCCTTCAACACCGCGGGCGACGCGGCGGTGGCGATCTCGCTGGCCGGCACGCTGTTCTTCCAGGTCCCGACCGGCGAGGCGCGGGGCCAGGTGGCGCTGTTCCTCGGCCTGACGATGCTGCCGTTCGCGATCGTGGCGCCGCTGATCGGGCCGTTCCTCGACCGGTTCAGCCACGGGCGGCGCTGGGCGATCGGCGCGACGATGGCGCTGCGGGCGTTCCTGTGCTGGGTGCTGGCCTCGGCGGTGGTGACCGGCTCGACGGTGCTCTTCCCGGCGGCGCTGGGCGTGCTCGTCGCGTCCAAGGCGTACGGCGTCACGCGGGCCGCCGCGGTGCCCCGGCTCGTGCCGAAGTCGTTCACCCTGGTCAAGGCCAATGCCCGCATCTCGCTGGCCGGCATCGTCGGGGCCGGGGTCTCGGCGCCGCTGGCCGGGCTGGCCTCGACCTTCGGCGCGCAGTGGTCGCTGCGCTACGCGTTCGTGCTGTTCGTCATCGCGACCGTCCTGGCGATCCTGCTCCCGGCGAAGGTCGACTCCAGCCAGGGTGAGATCACCCTGGCGCTCGGCCCCGGGCCGACCGGGACGGCCGAGATGCCGCTCGGCGACGCGCCAGGCGGCCGTCGAGGTGGCCGCGGGCGGGCCGCCCGGGCCCAGGTGCCGCCGGCGGTGGCGTTCGCGCTGCGCGCCAACGCGGGGCCGCGGTTCCTGTCCGGCTTCCTCATCATGTTCATGGCGTTCCTGCTGCGCGAGAACCCGATCGGCGACTGGCGCACCGAGGTGCTGCTCGGGATCGTCCTGGGCGGCGCCGGGCTCGGCAACGCCCTGGGCATCGCGATCGGCTCCACCCTGCGCCAGGTCAACTCGCCGCTGCTCGTCGTGGTCGCCCTCGCGGCAGACGCCGGGATCGTGCTGGTGTCCGCGCTGTTCTACGGCGTCGTCACGCTCGGGCTGCTGGGCCTGACGGCCGGGCTGGCACAGGCCCTGGCCAAGCTCGCGCTCGACGCCACGATCCAGCGCGACGTGCCCGAGCGGGTGCAGTCGAGCGCCTTCGCGCGCTCGGACACCACGCTGCAGCTCGCGTGGGTGATCGGCGGCTTCGTCGGCATCGCGATGCCACTGCTCCCCCGGCTGGGCCTGGGGGTTGCGTGCGCCGTGCTGGCCGCCTGGCTGGCGTTCGTGCTCGTCAGCCGGCCGGGGCAGGACCGACCCGTGCGGGTGCCCGGCCGCTGA
- a CDS encoding DUF3027 domain-containing protein, with the protein MIPCVITSVRLKPDTAAVAAVDLARTALVEEVDAADVGEHLGHLVEGERLVTHLFACTRPGYVGWRWSVTVARASRQKTVTVDEIVLIPGDEAIVAPAWVPYRERIQPGDLSPGDLLPVEDDDPRLVPTYSFGDDPLDTDAQAQIRTVAKDLGLGRVRTLSPEGHDLAAQRWYDGDQGPTAAIAQSAPDSCYSCGFLLRLNGSLSDTFGVCANGDANDDGRVVSLDHGCGAHSEVQLAKKHEPQPLPEHVVDTLSGDQLESF; encoded by the coding sequence ATGATTCCGTGCGTGATCACCTCCGTGCGCCTCAAGCCCGACACCGCTGCCGTCGCAGCGGTGGACCTGGCCCGTACCGCGCTCGTCGAGGAGGTCGACGCCGCCGACGTGGGCGAGCACCTGGGCCACCTGGTCGAGGGCGAGCGCCTCGTGACGCACCTCTTCGCGTGCACGCGTCCCGGGTACGTCGGGTGGCGCTGGTCGGTCACCGTGGCGCGTGCGTCGCGCCAGAAGACCGTGACGGTCGACGAGATCGTGCTGATCCCTGGCGACGAGGCGATCGTGGCGCCGGCCTGGGTGCCCTACCGCGAGCGGATCCAGCCCGGCGACCTCTCGCCCGGCGACCTGCTGCCGGTCGAGGACGACGACCCGCGCCTGGTGCCGACGTACTCCTTCGGTGACGACCCGCTGGACACCGACGCGCAGGCGCAGATCCGCACCGTCGCCAAGGACCTCGGCCTCGGCCGGGTCCGGACGCTGTCGCCGGAGGGCCACGACCTCGCGGCCCAGCGGTGGTACGACGGCGATCAGGGGCCGACCGCGGCGATCGCGCAGTCCGCGCCGGACAGCTGCTACTCGTGCGGCTTCCTGCTGCGGCTCAACGGCTCGCTGTCGGACACGTTCGGCGTCTGCGCCAACGGTGACGCCAACGACGACGGTCGCGTCGTCTCGCTCGACCACGGCTGCGGCGCCCACTCCGAGGTGCAGCTCGCCAAGAAGCACGAGCCCCAGCCGCTGCCCGAGCACGTCGTCGACACGCTGAGCGGCGACCAGCTCGAGTCCTTCTAG
- a CDS encoding class I SAM-dependent methyltransferase — protein sequence MTDVPPVTRWASGGRRNDGYGRKFAELVDDGADVDGEARLADALLPRGARVLDAGAGMGRVGAALAARGHRVVAAEPDAALVAQARRTYPDLEVVESDILGLSADLLAGRGLPPTYDLVVCVGNVMIYLAEATERDVLARLRGLLAPGGRVLVGFHPVGGPTTSRTYPPAEFAADAEASGLRVDLRAGSYQLHPADEGYAVWVLSRADDGPVPTSFGHPTVLTPDP from the coding sequence ATGACCGACGTCCCCCCGGTCACCCGCTGGGCGTCCGGCGGCCGGCGCAACGACGGGTACGGCCGGAAGTTCGCCGAGCTCGTCGACGACGGCGCCGACGTGGACGGCGAGGCCCGGCTGGCCGACGCCCTGCTCCCCCGCGGCGCCCGGGTCCTCGACGCCGGGGCCGGGATGGGCCGCGTGGGCGCCGCCCTGGCCGCCCGCGGGCACCGGGTCGTCGCCGCCGAGCCGGACGCCGCGCTCGTCGCGCAGGCGCGGCGCACCTATCCCGACCTCGAGGTCGTCGAGAGCGACATCCTCGGCCTCTCCGCCGACCTCCTGGCCGGTCGCGGCCTGCCCCCGACGTACGACCTGGTCGTGTGCGTGGGCAACGTGATGATCTACCTCGCCGAGGCCACCGAGCGGGACGTGCTGGCCCGGCTGCGCGGCCTGCTCGCCCCCGGCGGCCGCGTGCTCGTCGGCTTCCACCCCGTGGGTGGGCCCACGACGAGCCGGACCTATCCGCCCGCGGAGTTCGCGGCGGACGCCGAGGCGTCGGGGCTGCGGGTGGACCTGCGGGCCGGGAGCTACCAGCTGCACCCCGCGGACGAGGGGTACGCCGTGTGGGTGCTGTCGCGCGCCGACGACGGGCCGGTCCCGACGTCGTTCGGGCACCCGACGGTGCTCACGCCGGACCCGTAG
- a CDS encoding DUF2530 domain-containing protein translates to MSLVELRDDQPMQHEIGNRTFIVADVEPLDVDGVRTVEVGVGLWLLAFVALLPFYGRLEDAGRLWWLWTCLAGFGLGLFGLEYCRRRRKARAELVESPDGDLRTDA, encoded by the coding sequence GTGAGCCTCGTGGAGCTCCGCGACGACCAGCCGATGCAGCACGAGATCGGCAACCGCACGTTCATCGTCGCGGACGTCGAGCCGCTCGACGTCGACGGCGTCCGGACGGTCGAGGTCGGCGTCGGCCTGTGGCTGCTCGCCTTCGTCGCGCTGCTGCCGTTCTACGGCCGTCTCGAGGACGCCGGCCGGCTGTGGTGGCTGTGGACCTGCCTGGCGGGCTTCGGCCTGGGGCTCTTCGGCCTGGAGTACTGCCGGCGCCGCCGCAAGGCCCGCGCCGAGCTCGTCGAGTCCCCCGACGGCGACCTCCGCACCGACGCATGA
- a CDS encoding solute carrier family 23 protein, with translation MSNDSKTGANAGTRRPAGGLDGYFKISERGSTVGREVRGGVVTFLTMAYIIVLNPIILLQGQDMDGKFLADGNFAAIAAATALAAGVLTILMGVVANYPLALATGLGLNAFVTFSIASQMTWADAMGLVVLEGLIILVLVLTGFREAVFHAVPAQLKIAISVGIGLFIALIGLVDSGFVRRTAAGSVPVELGIGGKLQGWPVLVFVVGLVLVIGLFVMGVRGAILISIVLTTLLAIVVEKVAKVGPAFTPERVNPKGWNLNVPAWPSDIVDKPDFGLIGNFDLLGSWQNAGVVTVALFVFTLLLADFFDTMGTMTAIGAEAGLLDEEGNPPNTRRILVVDSLAAAAGGAAGVSSNTSYIESASGVAEGARTGLASIVTGLLFLLATLFAPIVQIIPNEAAVPALVLVGFLMMQQVKGIDWDDLEIALPAFLTIVLMPFTYSISVGIGAGFLAYVLIKVVRGKAGLVHPLMWGIAALFVLYFAISPLTAWLS, from the coding sequence GTGAGCAACGACAGCAAGACCGGCGCGAACGCCGGCACCAGGCGCCCAGCGGGCGGTCTCGACGGCTACTTCAAGATCTCCGAGCGCGGCTCGACCGTGGGCCGGGAGGTGCGGGGCGGCGTCGTCACGTTCCTCACGATGGCCTACATCATCGTGCTGAACCCGATCATCCTGCTCCAGGGGCAGGACATGGACGGCAAGTTCCTCGCCGACGGCAACTTCGCCGCGATCGCCGCCGCCACCGCGCTCGCGGCCGGCGTCCTGACGATCCTGATGGGCGTGGTGGCCAACTACCCCCTCGCGCTCGCGACGGGTCTCGGGCTGAACGCCTTCGTGACCTTCTCGATCGCCAGCCAGATGACCTGGGCCGACGCGATGGGCCTGGTGGTCCTGGAGGGCCTGATCATCCTGGTCCTGGTGCTCACCGGGTTCCGCGAGGCGGTCTTCCACGCCGTGCCCGCCCAGCTCAAGATCGCCATCTCGGTCGGCATCGGCCTCTTCATCGCCCTGATCGGCCTCGTGGACTCCGGGTTCGTACGCCGCACCGCGGCCGGCAGCGTCCCGGTCGAGCTCGGCATCGGCGGCAAGCTGCAGGGCTGGCCGGTCCTCGTGTTCGTCGTCGGCCTGGTCCTGGTGATCGGCCTGTTCGTCATGGGCGTGCGCGGCGCCATCCTGATCTCGATCGTCCTGACGACCCTGCTCGCGATCGTCGTCGAGAAGGTCGCGAAGGTCGGTCCCGCCTTCACGCCCGAGCGGGTCAACCCCAAGGGCTGGAACCTCAACGTCCCGGCCTGGCCGAGCGACATCGTCGACAAGCCCGACTTCGGGCTGATCGGCAACTTCGACCTGCTCGGCTCGTGGCAGAACGCCGGGGTCGTCACCGTCGCGCTGTTCGTCTTCACGCTGCTGCTGGCCGACTTCTTCGACACGATGGGCACGATGACCGCGATCGGCGCCGAGGCCGGGCTGCTCGACGAGGAGGGCAACCCGCCCAACACCCGGCGCATCCTGGTGGTCGACTCGCTCGCCGCCGCCGCCGGTGGCGCCGCCGGGGTCTCCAGCAACACGTCGTACATCGAGTCCGCGTCGGGTGTCGCCGAGGGTGCCCGCACCGGTCTGGCGAGCATCGTGACCGGCCTGCTCTTCCTGCTGGCCACGCTGTTCGCGCCGATCGTCCAGATCATCCCGAACGAGGCGGCCGTCCCCGCACTGGTCCTCGTCGGGTTCCTGATGATGCAGCAGGTCAAGGGCATCGACTGGGACGACCTCGAGATCGCGCTCCCGGCGTTCCTCACGATCGTGCTGATGCCGTTCACCTACTCGATCTCGGTCGGCATCGGCGCCGGCTTCCTCGCCTACGTCCTGATCAAGGTCGTCCGCGGCAAGGCCGGCCTCGTCCACCCGCTGATGTGGGGCATCGCGGCCCTGTTCGTCCTGTACTTCGCGATCTCGCCGCTCACCGCCTGGCTCAGCTGA
- a CDS encoding MarR family transcriptional regulator has protein sequence MPTVERVARTDAGLASELRLSVMRLRRRLAAERHPDNELSLGAMAVLGALYRAGDLSIGELAARERVQPPSMTRTVNCLEDGGYVARKPHDTDGRQVLVTLTDSGRTTLLADRARRDAWLALRLRDLTPEERAVLRQAAPILEALAQKD, from the coding sequence ATGCCCACCGTGGAGAGAGTTGCCCGCACCGACGCCGGACTGGCCTCGGAGCTCCGCCTGTCCGTGATGCGCCTGCGTCGCCGGCTGGCGGCCGAGCGGCACCCCGACAACGAGCTGAGCCTCGGCGCGATGGCGGTCCTCGGGGCGCTCTACCGCGCCGGTGACCTCTCCATCGGCGAGCTCGCCGCCCGCGAGCGCGTCCAGCCCCCGAGCATGACCCGCACGGTCAACTGCCTCGAGGACGGCGGGTACGTCGCCCGCAAGCCCCACGACACCGACGGCCGCCAGGTCCTCGTGACCCTCACCGACAGCGGCCGCACCACGCTGCTCGCCGACCGCGCCCGCCGCGACGCCTGGCTGGCGCTGCGCCTGCGTGACCTGACCCCCGAGGAGCGCGCCGTGCTGCGGCAGGCCGCCCCCATCCTCGAAGCACTCGCCCAGAAGGACTGA
- a CDS encoding MFS transporter, producing MSPTFRALRNPNYRRYLVGSVVSNTGTWMQRVAQDWLVLQLPGNSGTALGITTGLQFLPVLLLSPYAGVIADRFPKRRLLQVTQATMAGASLLLGLLAVLGVVETWHVYVIAFAFGIGSAFDAPARQSFVSEMVDQDELTNAVGLNSAAFNVARILGPALAGLMIGALGGGADATGWVILINAASYAAVIWQLQHMNLALLHPTEIRPRTPGMLIEGVRYVRSQPKMVLILIMVFFAGTFGMNFQITSALMATEVFGKGAGEFGVLGSAMAVGSLTGALLSARRVTIRLRLLVFAALGFGVAEIIAGMLPSYVAFALFAPVIGLCTLTLLNSANATMQLESDPALRGRVMALYMTIVMGGTPLGSPIIGWIGEHLGARYTLVIGGALTIVGVLLAVLVFARLQGGLRTVLTGVERPGNLVPRVWDNQTVARAQKVSD from the coding sequence TTGAGCCCCACGTTCCGCGCCCTCCGCAACCCCAACTACCGGCGGTACCTCGTCGGCAGCGTCGTGTCGAACACCGGCACCTGGATGCAGCGCGTCGCGCAGGACTGGCTGGTCCTCCAGCTGCCGGGCAACAGCGGCACCGCCCTCGGCATCACCACCGGCCTGCAGTTCCTGCCGGTGCTGCTGCTCTCGCCGTACGCCGGGGTCATCGCCGACCGGTTCCCCAAGCGCCGCCTGCTCCAGGTCACCCAGGCCACGATGGCGGGCGCCTCGCTGCTGCTCGGCCTCCTGGCGGTGCTCGGGGTGGTGGAGACGTGGCACGTCTACGTCATCGCGTTCGCGTTCGGCATCGGCTCGGCCTTCGACGCACCCGCCCGCCAGTCGTTCGTCTCCGAGATGGTCGACCAGGACGAGCTCACCAACGCCGTCGGCCTCAACTCCGCCGCGTTCAACGTCGCCCGGATCCTCGGCCCGGCCCTCGCCGGCCTGATGATCGGCGCCCTCGGCGGCGGCGCCGACGCCACCGGCTGGGTGATCCTCATCAACGCCGCGTCGTACGCCGCCGTGATCTGGCAGCTCCAGCACATGAACCTCGCGCTGCTCCACCCGACCGAGATCCGTCCCCGCACGCCCGGGATGCTGATCGAGGGGGTGCGCTACGTCCGCAGCCAGCCCAAGATGGTGCTGATCCTGATCATGGTGTTCTTCGCCGGCACCTTCGGCATGAACTTCCAGATCACCTCCGCGCTGATGGCCACCGAGGTCTTCGGCAAGGGCGCCGGCGAGTTCGGCGTCCTCGGCTCGGCGATGGCGGTCGGCTCCCTCACCGGCGCTCTGCTCTCCGCGCGCCGCGTCACGATCCGGCTGCGGCTGCTCGTCTTCGCCGCCCTGGGCTTCGGCGTCGCCGAGATCATCGCCGGGATGCTGCCGTCGTACGTCGCGTTCGCGCTGTTCGCCCCGGTCATCGGGCTCTGCACGCTGACCCTGCTCAACTCCGCCAACGCCACGATGCAGCTCGAGTCCGACCCGGCCCTGCGGGGCCGTGTGATGGCGCTCTACATGACCATCGTGATGGGCGGGACACCCCTCGGCTCGCCGATCATCGGCTGGATCGGGGAGCACCTCGGTGCGCGGTACACCTTGGTCATCGGGGGAGCGCTGACGATCGTCGGCGTCCTGCTCGCCGTCCTCGTGTTCGCGAGGCTCCAGGGGGGCCTGCGTACCGTTTTGACCGGGGTAGAGCGACCCGGTAATCTCGTTCCTCGTGTCTGGGACAACCAGACCGTTGCGCGTGCCCAGAAGGTTTCCGACTGA
- the rpsL gene encoding 30S ribosomal protein S12, with product MPTINQLVRKGRQDKVSKNKTPALKGSPQRRGVCTRVYTTTPKKPNSALRKVARVRLSSGVEVTAYIPGVGHNLQEHSIVLVRGGRVKDLPGVRYKIIRGTLDTQGVKNRKQARSLYGAKKEKS from the coding sequence GTGCCCACGATTAACCAGCTGGTCCGCAAGGGCCGCCAGGACAAGGTGTCGAAGAACAAGACGCCTGCCCTCAAGGGTTCGCCCCAGCGACGCGGTGTCTGCACCCGCGTCTACACCACCACCCCGAAGAAGCCGAACTCCGCCCTCCGCAAGGTCGCCCGCGTGCGCCTGTCGAGCGGCGTCGAGGTCACTGCCTACATCCCGGGCGTCGGTCACAACCTCCAGGAGCACTCGATCGTGCTCGTCCGCGGCGGTCGCGTGAAGGACCTCCCCGGTGTTCGCTACAAGATCATCCGCGGCACGCTCGACACCCAGGGCGTCAAGAACCGTAAGCAGGCTCGCAGCCTCTACGGTGCCAAGAAGGAGAAGAGCTGA
- the rpsG gene encoding 30S ribosomal protein S7 — MPRKGPAPKRPIDIDPVFGSQLVSQLVSKVLQDGKKQVAQRIVYTALEGCQAKTGTDPVVTLKRALDNVKPAIEVKSRRVGGATYQVPIEVKGTRSTTLALRWLVGYASDRREKTMAERLMNEILDASNGLGAAVKKREDTHKMAESNKAFAHYRW, encoded by the coding sequence ATGCCGCGCAAGGGTCCCGCTCCGAAGCGCCCGATCGACATCGACCCCGTGTTCGGGTCACAGCTGGTCTCCCAGCTCGTGTCGAAGGTGCTGCAGGACGGCAAGAAGCAGGTTGCCCAGCGCATCGTCTACACCGCGCTCGAGGGTTGCCAGGCCAAGACCGGCACCGACCCGGTCGTCACGCTGAAGCGTGCGCTCGACAACGTGAAGCCGGCCATCGAGGTCAAGTCCCGCCGCGTCGGCGGTGCGACCTACCAGGTCCCGATCGAGGTCAAGGGCACCCGCAGCACGACGCTCGCGCTGCGCTGGCTCGTGGGCTACGCCTCGGACCGTCGCGAGAAGACGATGGCCGAGCGCCTCATGAACGAGATCCTCGACGCCTCCAACGGCCTCGGTGCCGCGGTGAAGAAGCGCGAGGACACCCACAAGATGGCCGAGTCCAACAAGGCCTTCGCGCACTACCGCTGGTGA
- the fusA gene encoding elongation factor G: MAVDITTDLNKVRNIGIMAHIDAGKTTTTERILFYTGISYKIGEVHDGAAVMDWMEQEQERGITITSAATTCWWKNHQINIIDTPGHVDFTAEVERSLRVLDGAVAVFDGVAGVEPQTMTVWRQANKYSVPRMCFVNKLDRTGADFFRCVDMMVDRLNSTPLVLQLPIGAEGDFLGVIDLVGMRALTWRGETTMGEDYDVEEIPAEMAEQAAEYREKLLETLSDADDVIMEKFLEEGEFTVEELEAAIRRATLADKLNPVLCGTAFKNKGVQPLLDAVVKYLPSPLDIEGIVGHSVKDETVEVIRKPSDDEPFSGLAYKIATDPHLGKLIYVRVYSGKLEAGTTVVNSVNGRKERIGKVYQMHANKREEIASVGAGQIVAVMGLKDTKTGHTLADPQNPVILESMTFPAPVIEVAIEPKTKSDQEKLGTAIQRLSDEDPTFTVKADEETGQTIIAGMGELHLEILVDRMKREFRVEATVGKPQVAYRETLRKEVSKHSYTHKKQTGGSGQFAKVVISLGPNIDPETGTGAGYEFVNNVSGGRIPREYIPSVDQGGQEAMEFGVLAGYPMVDVKFSLEDGAYHDVDSSELAFKIAGNQAFKEAARMAKPVLLEPMFAVEVTTPESFLGTVIGDINSRRGQIQAQEERHGDMVINALVPLSEMFGYVGDLRSKTSGQASYSMEFDSYAEVPSNIADEIIKKVRGE; this comes from the coding sequence GTGGCTGTCGACATCACCACGGACCTGAACAAGGTCCGCAACATCGGCATCATGGCTCACATCGACGCCGGCAAGACCACCACCACCGAGCGGATCCTCTTCTACACCGGTATCTCCTACAAGATCGGTGAGGTCCACGACGGCGCTGCCGTCATGGACTGGATGGAGCAGGAGCAGGAGCGCGGCATCACCATCACGTCCGCCGCGACGACCTGCTGGTGGAAGAACCACCAGATCAACATCATCGACACCCCCGGCCACGTGGACTTCACCGCCGAGGTCGAGCGCTCGCTGCGCGTCCTCGACGGCGCCGTCGCGGTGTTCGACGGTGTCGCCGGTGTCGAGCCGCAGACGATGACCGTGTGGCGCCAGGCGAACAAGTACTCCGTCCCGCGGATGTGCTTCGTGAACAAGCTGGACCGCACCGGCGCGGACTTCTTCCGCTGCGTCGACATGATGGTCGACCGCCTCAACTCCACCCCGCTGGTCCTCCAGCTCCCGATCGGCGCCGAGGGCGACTTCCTCGGTGTCATCGACCTGGTCGGCATGCGCGCGCTCACGTGGCGCGGCGAGACGACCATGGGCGAGGACTACGACGTCGAGGAGATCCCGGCCGAGATGGCCGAGCAGGCCGCGGAGTACCGCGAGAAGCTGCTCGAGACCCTCTCGGACGCCGACGACGTCATCATGGAGAAGTTCCTCGAGGAGGGTGAGTTCACCGTCGAGGAGCTCGAGGCCGCGATCCGTCGCGCCACCCTCGCCGACAAGCTCAACCCGGTCCTGTGCGGCACCGCGTTCAAGAACAAGGGCGTCCAGCCCCTGCTCGACGCCGTCGTGAAGTACCTCCCCTCGCCGCTCGACATCGAGGGCATCGTCGGTCACTCCGTCAAGGACGAGACCGTCGAGGTCATCCGCAAGCCTTCCGACGACGAGCCGTTCTCCGGCCTCGCCTACAAGATCGCCACGGACCCGCACCTCGGCAAGCTGATCTACGTCCGCGTCTACTCGGGCAAGCTCGAGGCGGGCACGACCGTGGTCAACTCGGTCAACGGCCGCAAGGAGCGGATCGGCAAGGTCTACCAGATGCACGCGAACAAGCGTGAGGAGATCGCGTCGGTCGGCGCCGGCCAGATCGTGGCCGTCATGGGCCTCAAGGACACCAAGACCGGCCACACCCTGGCCGACCCGCAGAACCCGGTCATCCTCGAGTCGATGACGTTCCCGGCCCCGGTGATCGAGGTCGCGATCGAGCCCAAGACGAAGAGCGACCAGGAGAAGCTCGGCACCGCGATCCAGCGCCTGTCGGACGAGGACCCCACCTTCACGGTCAAGGCCGACGAGGAGACGGGCCAGACGATCATCGCCGGCATGGGCGAGCTCCACCTGGAGATCCTCGTCGACCGCATGAAGCGCGAGTTCCGCGTCGAGGCCACCGTCGGCAAGCCGCAGGTCGCCTACCGCGAGACCCTCCGCAAGGAGGTCAGCAAGCACAGCTACACGCACAAGAAGCAGACCGGTGGCTCGGGTCAGTTCGCGAAGGTCGTCATCTCCCTCGGCCCGAACATCGACCCCGAGACCGGCACCGGTGCCGGCTACGAGTTCGTGAACAACGTGTCCGGTGGTCGCATCCCGCGTGAGTACATCCCGTCGGTCGACCAGGGTGGCCAGGAGGCCATGGAGTTCGGCGTCCTCGCCGGCTACCCGATGGTGGACGTGAAGTTCTCCCTCGAGGACGGCGCCTACCACGACGTCGACTCGTCCGAGCTCGCGTTCAAGATCGCCGGCAACCAGGCCTTCAAGGAGGCCGCACGCATGGCCAAGCCGGTGCTGCTGGAGCCGATGTTCGCGGTGGAGGTGACGACCCCCGAGTCGTTCCTCGGCACCGTCATCGGCGACATCAACAGCCGCCGCGGCCAGATCCAGGCACAGGAGGAGCGTCACGGTGACATGGTCATCAACGCCCTCGTGCCGCTGTCCGAGATGTTCGGGTACGTTGGCGACCTGAGGTCCAAGACCTCCGGCCAGGCTTCGTACTCGATGGAGTTCGACTCGTACGCCGAGGTTCCTTCGAACATCGCCGACGAGATCATCAAGAAGGTCCGCGGCGAATAA
- the tuf gene encoding elongation factor Tu, with protein sequence MAKAKFERTKPHVNIGTIGHIDHGKTTLTAAITKVLHDKYPNLNAASAFDEIDKAPEERQRGITISIAHVEYQTEARHYAHVDCPGHADYIKNMITGAAQMDGAILVVAATDGPMPQTREHVLLARQVGVPALVVALNKCDMVDDEELIELVEMEVRELLSEYEFDGDDIPVVRVAAFPALQGDEKWGESIIELMNAVDEAIPTPARETDKPFLMPVEDVFTITGRGTVITGRIERGIVKVNEEVEIIGIREKAQKSTVTGVEMFRKLLDEGQAGENVGLLLRGTKREDIERGMVVIKPGTTTPHTNFEASVYILSKEEGGRHTPFFNNYRPQFYFRTTDVTGVVTLPEGTEMVMPGDNTEMVVELIQPIAMDEGLRFAIREGGRTVGAGRVTKITK encoded by the coding sequence GTGGCTAAGGCGAAGTTCGAGCGGACCAAGCCGCACGTCAACATCGGCACCATTGGTCACATCGACCACGGTAAGACGACGCTGACCGCAGCGATCACGAAGGTGCTGCACGACAAGTACCCCAACCTGAACGCCGCTTCGGCGTTCGACGAGATCGACAAGGCTCCCGAGGAGCGTCAGCGCGGCATCACGATCTCGATCGCGCACGTCGAGTACCAGACCGAGGCGCGTCACTACGCCCACGTCGACTGCCCCGGTCACGCCGACTACATCAAGAACATGATCACCGGCGCGGCGCAGATGGACGGTGCGATCCTCGTGGTCGCCGCCACCGACGGCCCGATGCCGCAGACGCGTGAGCACGTGCTGCTCGCCCGCCAGGTCGGCGTGCCGGCCCTGGTCGTGGCGCTCAACAAGTGCGACATGGTCGACGACGAGGAGCTCATCGAGCTCGTCGAGATGGAGGTGCGCGAGCTCCTCTCCGAGTACGAGTTCGACGGCGACGACATCCCGGTCGTGCGCGTTGCTGCCTTCCCGGCGCTCCAGGGCGACGAGAAGTGGGGCGAGTCGATCATCGAGCTGATGAACGCGGTCGACGAGGCCATCCCGACCCCGGCCCGTGAGACGGACAAGCCGTTCCTCATGCCCGTCGAGGACGTCTTCACGATCACCGGTCGCGGCACGGTCATCACCGGTCGCATCGAGCGCGGCATCGTCAAGGTCAACGAGGAGGTCGAGATCATCGGCATCCGCGAGAAGGCCCAGAAGTCGACCGTCACCGGCGTCGAGATGTTCCGCAAGCTGCTCGACGAGGGCCAGGCGGGCGAGAACGTCGGCCTCCTGCTCCGTGGCACCAAGCGCGAGGACATCGAGCGCGGCATGGTCGTCATCAAGCCGGGCACCACGACCCCGCACACCAACTTCGAGGCCTCGGTCTACATCCTCTCGAAGGAGGAGGGCGGCCGCCACACGCCGTTCTTCAACAACTACCGTCCCCAGTTCTACTTCCGCACCACGGACGTGACTGGCGTCGTGACCCTGCCCGAGGGCACCGAGATGGTCATGCCCGGCGACAACACCGAGATGGTCGTCGAGCTGATCCAGCCCATCGCCATGGACGAGGGTCTTCGCTTCGCGATCCGTGAGGGTGGCCGCACCGTCGGTGCCGGCCGCGTCACCAAGATCACCAAGTGA